In Bacillus sp. NP247, one DNA window encodes the following:
- a CDS encoding IS3 family transposase yields the protein MKVVSKTKKFEVIHEMTKTGYTVTILCDIAGVTRSGYYKWIKRHTTPSKKQSEDIEIKKKILACHKKLRGIYGYRRIQVWLKATYNLYLNHKRIQRLMRELGIKAVIRKKRPYYGKKEAYVISENHLNREFQASKPNEKWVTDITYLIFNGQRLYLSAIKDLYNNEIVAYETSRRNDLKLVLDTLKKAKKKRNVKGILLHRDQGSQYTSRQYNQLLKKYQMKASMSRRGNCWDNACMENFFSHFKAECFHLHSFHKANEVKLAVRKYMHFYNHQRFQKKLNNLSPYKYRTQVA from the coding sequence ATGAAAGTCGTATCCAAAACGAAAAAATTCGAAGTCATCCATGAAATGACAAAAACAGGTTATACAGTGACCATTCTATGCGATATTGCTGGTGTAACCAGAAGTGGGTACTACAAATGGATAAAACGGCATACGACGCCTTCAAAAAAACAATCAGAGGATATCGAAATTAAGAAAAAGATATTGGCGTGTCATAAAAAATTAAGAGGAATTTATGGATATAGAAGAATACAAGTGTGGCTGAAAGCCACATATAACCTTTATTTGAATCATAAGCGCATCCAAAGATTGATGCGTGAACTAGGTATCAAAGCCGTAATTAGGAAAAAACGACCTTATTACGGAAAAAAAGAAGCTTATGTGATTTCAGAGAACCATCTAAATAGGGAGTTTCAAGCTTCAAAACCGAATGAGAAATGGGTAACCGATATTACCTATTTGATTTTCAATGGACAGCGCTTGTACTTATCCGCTATTAAGGATTTATACAATAATGAAATTGTTGCCTATGAAACCAGTCGTAGAAACGACTTGAAACTTGTGTTAGATACACTGAAAAAGGCAAAGAAAAAACGAAATGTGAAGGGAATCCTCTTACATAGAGATCAAGGGTCCCAGTATACATCTCGTCAATATAATCAATTACTTAAAAAATATCAGATGAAGGCAAGTATGTCTCGAAGAGGCAACTGTTGGGATAATGCTTGTATGGAAAACTTCTTCAGTCACTTTAAGGCAGAGTGTTTTCATTTACACTCCTTCCATAAAGCGAATGAGGTCAAACTTGCCGTGCGTAAATATATGCACTTTTATAATCATCAAAGATTTCAAAAGAAATTAAATAACCTGAGTCCATATAAATATAGAACTCAGGTTGCTTAG
- a CDS encoding glutamate decarboxylase translates to MPKDRKAEVQNDAYEGKEIIPDNPQYLPRHVQMELPHEFSVNPLFAREGESVVPRFHMPDEGMLPETAYQIVHDEIALDGNARLNLATFVSTWMEPAAEHLYAKSFDKNMIDKDEYPQTAEIEERCVRILANLWHSPSPLTTMGVSTTGSSEACMLGGLALKRRWQNARKSEGKPVDRPNIVFSSAVQVVWEKFANYWEVEPRYVKISPEHPRLDPQGVLAVVDENTIGVVPILGETYTGLYEPVSAIAKALDDLQERTGLDIPMHVDAASGGFIAPFLQPDLVWDFQLPRVKSINVSGHKYGLVYPGLGWIIWREAEDLPEDLIFRVSYLGGNMPTFALNFSRPGAQVLLQYYNYLRLGKSGYYDVQRASQKVALFLSKEIQKMEPFELLSDGSDIPVFAWRLKDGYTLNWNLYDLSRQLRVFGWQVPAYPLPPDMEAVTIMRVVVRNGFSMDLAHLFLRNLKQTVAFLDSMDGPMPHDTKCDNGFHH, encoded by the coding sequence ATGCCAAAGGATCGAAAAGCAGAAGTTCAAAACGATGCATACGAAGGAAAAGAGATCATACCAGATAATCCACAATATCTACCGCGTCACGTGCAAATGGAGCTGCCTCACGAATTTTCTGTAAATCCTCTGTTTGCCCGCGAAGGAGAATCAGTCGTTCCGCGCTTTCACATGCCTGATGAAGGCATGTTACCAGAAACAGCGTATCAAATCGTCCATGATGAAATTGCCCTTGATGGCAATGCCCGCTTGAATCTTGCAACATTCGTTAGCACATGGATGGAGCCTGCCGCAGAGCACTTATATGCCAAATCATTCGACAAGAACATGATTGACAAGGATGAATATCCACAGACAGCCGAAATTGAGGAGCGGTGTGTTCGCATTTTAGCAAACCTCTGGCATTCGCCCAGCCCCCTTACGACTATGGGCGTTTCAACAACTGGATCGTCGGAAGCATGTATGCTCGGGGGGCTTGCGTTAAAGAGACGCTGGCAAAATGCACGCAAAAGCGAAGGGAAGCCGGTGGATCGGCCCAATATTGTGTTTAGTTCTGCTGTTCAAGTTGTTTGGGAAAAATTCGCGAACTATTGGGAGGTTGAACCACGCTATGTGAAGATTAGCCCTGAGCATCCCCGATTGGATCCTCAGGGGGTCCTCGCTGTCGTGGATGAAAATACGATTGGTGTAGTACCGATTCTCGGTGAGACTTATACCGGGCTTTACGAACCGGTGTCCGCCATTGCGAAGGCGTTGGACGATTTACAGGAGAGGACGGGCCTCGACATTCCCATGCATGTGGATGCGGCTTCGGGGGGATTTATAGCACCGTTTCTTCAACCAGATTTAGTCTGGGATTTTCAATTACCGAGGGTGAAGTCCATCAATGTATCCGGACATAAATATGGATTAGTCTATCCTGGGTTGGGTTGGATAATTTGGCGGGAAGCTGAAGATCTCCCTGAGGATCTAATCTTCCGCGTCTCCTATTTGGGCGGGAACATGCCGACTTTTGCCCTGAATTTCTCTCGTCCTGGCGCACAAGTGCTCCTGCAATATTACAATTATCTGCGTTTGGGGAAAAGTGGGTACTATGATGTCCAAAGGGCTTCTCAGAAAGTCGCTCTTTTTCTTAGCAAGGAGATTCAGAAGATGGAACCGTTCGAACTTTTGTCCGATGGTTCGGATATTCCGGTTTTCGCTTGGCGACTGAAAGATGGTTACACATTAAACTGGAATCTTTATGATTTATCTCGACAATTGCGTGTGTTCGGCTGGCAAGTACCCGCCTATCCATTGCCTCCAGATATGGAAGCGGTGACGATTATGCGCGTTGTGGTTCGAAATGGATTTTCCATGGATCTCGCGCATTTATTTTTGAGGAACCTCAAACAGACCGTTGCCTTTCTGGATTCCATGGACGGGCCTATGCCACATGATACGAAATGTGATAATGGGTTTCATCACTAA
- a CDS encoding YjcZ family sporulation protein has product MGFGGSCGSCGGGGFAGGFALLVVLFILLIIVGASCFC; this is encoded by the coding sequence ATGGGATTTGGTGGTAGTTGTGGTAGTTGCGGCGGCGGCGGCTTCGCTGGAGGATTTGCTTTATTAGTTGTATTATTTATTTTATTAATCATAGTTGGAGCTAGCTGCTTCTGCTAA
- a CDS encoding DUF2306 domain-containing protein: MNKKTWFIFTFSAILVAGYAVFQYFIMDGFQAGFVQMKLMFLSKMSAFWYNMLFLHIATSVVALVIGPFTLSTKFREKNISRHRMIGKIYMIGVLFGGVSGLYLSFYATGGLVGKLGFGLLSVFWLTSAYQALNRVKNKKIQDHRNWMIRNYSLTFAAVTLRIWLPLFVLLFGLKHFELSYAVIAWLAWVPNLIIAELFIRQSRNKGQQQKNADLHF, translated from the coding sequence ATGAATAAAAAAACTTGGTTTATATTTACTTTTTCAGCTATTTTAGTAGCTGGTTATGCTGTTTTCCAATATTTTATTATGGATGGATTTCAAGCAGGGTTTGTTCAAATGAAGCTTATGTTTCTATCTAAAATGAGTGCGTTTTGGTACAATATGTTATTTCTACATATTGCAACTAGTGTAGTAGCGTTAGTAATTGGTCCTTTTACATTATCCACAAAATTTAGAGAAAAGAATATCAGTCGCCATCGAATGATTGGAAAAATCTATATGATTGGTGTATTATTTGGCGGCGTTTCAGGACTTTATTTATCCTTTTACGCTACGGGAGGCTTAGTAGGAAAGCTTGGTTTCGGTTTGTTATCCGTATTTTGGCTAACATCAGCATATCAAGCATTAAACAGAGTTAAGAATAAAAAAATTCAAGACCATCGGAATTGGATGATCAGAAATTATTCCTTAACCTTTGCGGCAGTTACATTAAGAATTTGGCTACCTTTATTTGTATTGCTATTTGGACTGAAGCATTTCGAACTTAGTTATGCTGTTATTGCTTGGTTAGCGTGGGTGCCAAATTTAATCATTGCAGAATTATTTATAAGACAAAGTCGTAATAAAGGACAACAACAGAAAAATGCTGATTTACATTTTTGA
- a CDS encoding uridine kinase: MKKLLQEIINWISMTDEQIVIGISGHGAAGKTTFANKLINQLNQNKVSYINTDPYIVSSNVRKYTNIHYTYQNENHYDKMTACHPSAHHLSALERDVQMVRAGLDFYTMDTHYIKSELISSKNKVTIVEGMSVAFINPNLFDLKIYFYTDGETELMRRSSRDIIERGADINYLRKSHEERRIQYEVFMHPYSQRFDIIIKNSNETICLEKNTFEFYKV; this comes from the coding sequence ATGAAAAAGTTATTACAAGAAATTATAAATTGGATCAGTATGACCGATGAACAGATTGTTATTGGTATTTCAGGACACGGTGCTGCCGGAAAAACAACGTTCGCCAATAAGCTCATAAACCAATTAAATCAAAATAAAGTGAGTTATATTAATACAGATCCATACATTGTTAGTTCAAATGTACGAAAGTATACAAATATCCACTATACATATCAGAATGAAAATCATTATGATAAAATGACAGCTTGTCATCCATCAGCCCATCATTTGTCTGCGTTAGAAAGAGATGTTCAAATGGTAAGAGCTGGTTTAGATTTTTATACAATGGATACACATTATATAAAAAGTGAGTTAATTTCTTCGAAAAATAAGGTGACGATTGTAGAAGGAATGAGTGTCGCATTTATTAATCCAAATTTATTTGATTTGAAAATTTACTTCTATACAGATGGAGAAACAGAATTAATGAGAAGGTCTAGCCGTGATATTATTGAAAGAGGAGCCGATATTAATTACTTAAGGAAGTCTCATGAAGAACGTCGGATTCAGTATGAAGTGTTTATGCATCCGTATAGTCAACGTTTTGATATTATTATCAAAAATTCCAATGAAACAATATGTTTAGAAAAAAATACATTTGAGTTTTATAAAGTTTAA
- a CDS encoding NUDIX pyrophosphatase produces the protein MRAPYQVLIFPYIKTDDSIQYAIFNRSDYGYWQGIAGGGEDGETPIESAKREAFEEAGITRESPYIKLDSVSSLPVEDVVGEFLWGEDVYVIKEFSFGVKVPTKNIKLSKEHFNYKWLCFEEAVTLLKWDSNKTALWELNKRLLKQLKC, from the coding sequence ATGAGAGCACCGTATCAAGTATTGATATTTCCTTATATAAAAACTGACGATTCCATTCAATATGCCATTTTTAATCGAAGTGATTATGGTTATTGGCAAGGAATAGCTGGTGGTGGAGAAGATGGTGAGACTCCTATTGAATCAGCAAAACGAGAAGCGTTTGAAGAGGCTGGTATTACAAGAGAAAGTCCATATATAAAACTAGATTCTGTGTCTTCACTACCAGTAGAGGATGTAGTTGGTGAATTTCTTTGGGGCGAAGATGTTTATGTAATAAAAGAATTTTCTTTTGGAGTTAAAGTTCCTACAAAAAATATTAAATTATCTAAAGAACACTTCAATTATAAATGGCTGTGCTTTGAGGAAGCAGTAACACTTTTGAAATGGGATAGTAACAAAACAGCATTGTGGGAATTAAACAAAAGGCTGTTAAAACAATTAAAGTGTTAG
- a CDS encoding YjcZ family sporulation protein has product MGFGGSCGSCGGGGFAGGFALLVVLFILLIIVGASCFC; this is encoded by the coding sequence ATGGGCTTTGGTGGTAGTTGTGGTAGTTGCGGCGGTGGCGGCTTCGCTGGAGGATTTGCTTTATTAGTTGTATTATTTATTTTATTAATCATAGTTGGAGCTAGCTGCTTCTGCTAA
- a CDS encoding heavy metal-binding domain-containing protein yields MIVTTTSGIQGKEIIEYIDIVNGEAIMGANIVRDLFASVRDVVGGRAGSYESKLKEARDIAMDEMKELAKQKGANAIVGIDVDYEVVRDGMLMVAVSGTAVRI; encoded by the coding sequence ATGATTGTAACAACAACGTCTGGAATCCAAGGTAAAGAAATTATTGAGTATATTGATATTGTAAATGGTGAAGCTATTATGGGTGCAAATATTGTTCGTGATTTATTTGCTTCAGTTCGTGATGTTGTCGGTGGCCGTGCTGGTTCTTATGAAAGCAAGCTAAAAGAAGCTCGTGATATCGCGATGGATGAAATGAAAGAACTTGCAAAACAAAAAGGTGCGAACGCTATCGTTGGTATTGACGTAGATTATGAAGTTGTTCGTGATGGAATGTTAATGGTTGCTGTAAGTGGTACAGCTGTACGTATATAA
- a CDS encoding CynX/NimT family MFS transporter — protein sequence MKLKHQGRTYLYILALFFVSINLRIGITSISPLLETIRQDLNISNFSVSFLTAIPVFCMGTFALLTGKVIKKYGAEKAIMACLILIGLATCMRAFTFSIFTLFASSLFIGIGIALAGPLLSGFIKEKFPTKIGLMIGIYSVGMGTGASLSAGLTIPLQHVLKDDWNMALAFWGVLTIIAILFWYPVMKRKKNTSTQDKKNNSLPLRNKKAWLFTIFFGLQSGIFYSITTWLAPANQSMGVSSEQAGTLITVFTVVQMICSFLIPTLADIYKNRALWLLGSICFVLVGLSLMVYPLTTPWIPSILLGIGLGGVFPLALMLPLYETKTSEDASAWTAMMQSGGYIMGGFIPVLAGIARDYFDGYTQVFIIMALLSLILFILTLVMNKRKIKAKDLIA from the coding sequence ATTAAATTGAAACATCAAGGACGAACTTATTTGTATATACTAGCACTATTTTTTGTTTCCATTAATTTACGTATCGGAATTACATCTATTTCACCTTTATTAGAAACAATCCGACAAGACTTAAATATAAGCAATTTTTCCGTTAGTTTTTTAACAGCTATTCCTGTGTTTTGTATGGGGACATTCGCCTTACTGACTGGGAAGGTAATTAAAAAATATGGGGCAGAAAAAGCAATTATGGCTTGTCTTATTTTAATTGGCTTGGCAACATGTATGAGAGCTTTTACCTTTTCCATTTTCACATTATTCGCGAGCTCTTTATTTATCGGTATTGGAATTGCACTTGCAGGTCCGTTACTATCAGGTTTTATTAAAGAAAAATTCCCTACGAAAATCGGCTTAATGATTGGAATATATTCAGTAGGTATGGGGACAGGCGCTTCTTTAAGTGCAGGATTAACGATTCCTTTACAACATGTATTAAAAGACGATTGGAATATGGCACTCGCTTTTTGGGGTGTACTTACTATTATCGCTATTCTATTTTGGTATCCGGTTATGAAACGAAAAAAGAATACGAGTACACAAGATAAAAAGAATAATAGTTTACCTTTAAGAAATAAAAAAGCATGGTTGTTCACAATCTTTTTCGGACTACAATCAGGAATCTTTTACTCCATTACGACGTGGCTTGCGCCAGCAAATCAAAGTATGGGTGTCAGTAGCGAACAAGCTGGTACTCTTATAACTGTTTTTACAGTTGTTCAAATGATATGCAGCTTTTTAATTCCAACATTAGCGGATATTTATAAAAACCGAGCACTTTGGTTATTAGGGAGTATATGCTTCGTACTCGTAGGTTTATCGCTTATGGTTTACCCACTAACTACACCATGGATCCCTTCTATTTTACTAGGTATCGGGCTCGGCGGCGTATTCCCACTCGCTCTCATGCTACCGCTATATGAAACAAAAACTTCAGAAGATGCGAGTGCATGGACTGCTATGATGCAGTCCGGAGGGTACATTATGGGCGGATTTATTCCTGTCTTAGCAGGAATCGCTCGTGATTATTTTGATGGTTATACGCAAGTTTTTATTATAATGGCACTTTTAAGCTTAATTTTGTTCATTTTAACTTTAGTCATGAACAAAAGAAAAATAAAAGCGAAAGATCTTATAGCTTAA
- a CDS encoding FadR/GntR family transcriptional regulator, whose translation MNINEKKSFSKVSRRKLVDEVLERLQEKIFSGEYEVGDRLPTEPQLMEELGVGRSTLRESIKILVHAGILEVRQGQGTRIVSLNTTQDSFEKRLQAANINHVYEARNMLDKEVAMLAAQRRSEEDLLYLKGHLNKRKNALQEGNYVAYIDADIQFHLAIAKASKNEVLLDLYQSFVPALRHILSQLILNTANYEDNSEIHEKLFQAILKQNTEEARTFAVQNLELK comes from the coding sequence ATGAATATAAACGAAAAGAAATCTTTTTCAAAAGTTTCTCGACGGAAATTAGTCGATGAAGTGTTGGAACGTTTACAAGAAAAAATCTTTTCTGGCGAGTATGAAGTTGGTGATCGCCTCCCTACAGAGCCGCAATTAATGGAAGAATTAGGTGTAGGGCGTTCGACGCTGCGAGAAAGCATAAAGATATTAGTACATGCCGGCATCTTAGAAGTTCGACAAGGACAAGGTACTCGTATTGTCTCACTAAATACAACACAAGATTCATTTGAAAAACGATTGCAAGCAGCTAATATTAATCATGTGTATGAAGCAAGAAATATGCTAGATAAAGAAGTAGCGATGTTAGCGGCACAGCGCCGAAGCGAAGAGGATCTTTTATACTTAAAAGGACATTTGAATAAAAGAAAAAATGCCCTTCAAGAAGGAAATTATGTAGCATACATAGATGCAGATATTCAATTTCATCTAGCGATTGCAAAGGCGAGCAAAAACGAAGTTCTACTTGATTTGTATCAATCTTTCGTACCTGCCCTTCGCCACATTTTAAGCCAATTAATATTAAATACAGCGAACTATGAAGATAACTCTGAAATTCATGAAAAATTATTCCAAGCTATTTTAAAACAAAATACCGAAGAGGCACGAACATTCGCCGTTCAAAATTTGGAGCTGAAATAA
- a CDS encoding zinc-dependent alcohol dehydrogenase family protein — protein sequence MLGKCIQFHEFGNPKDVLQVEYKNIEPLKDNEVLVRMLVRPINPSDLIPITGAYAHRIPLPNIPGYEGVGIIENVGAFVSRDLIGKRVLPLRGEGTWQEYVKTSADFIVPIPDSIDDFTAAQMYINPLTAWVTCTETLNLKQNDVLLVNACGSAIGHLFVQLSQILNFRLIAVTRNSKHTEELLQLGAHHVIDTSTAPLYETVLELTNGIGADAAIDSIGGSDGNELAFCVRPNGHFLTIGLLSGVQVNWAEIVTKAKVHANIFHLRHWNKEVSPYKWQETFRHLIRLVEDKQLRFMTVHSTYDLVDVKTAVDVVQSAEKTKGKVFLTSD from the coding sequence TTGCTTGGAAAATGCATTCAATTTCATGAGTTTGGCAATCCGAAAGATGTGTTACAGGTTGAATATAAAAATATAGAACCATTAAAAGATAATGAAGTTTTAGTTCGTATGCTAGTTAGACCGATTAATCCATCTGACTTAATTCCAATAACCGGAGCGTATGCACATAGAATCCCTTTACCTAACATACCTGGTTATGAAGGTGTTGGTATTATAGAAAATGTAGGAGCTTTTGTTTCTAGAGACCTTATCGGTAAACGTGTTTTACCTTTACGCGGAGAAGGTACTTGGCAAGAATATGTGAAAACATCAGCTGATTTTATAGTCCCTATTCCTGATTCCATTGATGATTTCACAGCGGCACAAATGTATATTAATCCCCTTACAGCGTGGGTTACGTGTACAGAAACGCTAAACTTAAAACAGAATGATGTTTTATTAGTGAACGCTTGTGGATCCGCTATTGGACACCTTTTTGTTCAATTATCACAAATTTTAAACTTCCGATTAATTGCAGTAACTAGAAATAGTAAACATACAGAAGAATTGCTTCAGCTTGGTGCCCATCATGTAATAGATACTTCCACTGCCCCGCTTTATGAAACAGTTTTGGAATTAACAAACGGAATCGGTGCAGATGCTGCGATTGATTCTATTGGAGGCTCCGACGGGAATGAATTAGCATTTTGTGTACGTCCAAATGGACATTTTTTAACTATAGGCCTTCTATCAGGCGTACAAGTAAACTGGGCAGAGATTGTCACGAAAGCAAAAGTGCACGCGAATATATTTCATTTACGACATTGGAATAAAGAAGTGTCACCATATAAATGGCAAGAAACGTTTCGTCACTTAATCCGCTTAGTAGAAGATAAACAATTACGTTTCATGACAGTACATTCCACATATGACTTAGTAGATGTGAAAACGGCGGTTGATGTTGTGCAGTCTGCTGAAAAAACAAAAGGGAAAGTATTTTTGACGAGTGATTAA
- a CDS encoding sensor histidine kinase — protein sequence MKKINSNIDLDTNVLEAVFIPRRFIILWIILVYIASMLLEFRNNIFSMDSFFFTIVIVIHTIFHWYASSLKNRQLLYFFFIQLFIVFLAAFIATNASIAIFVGLTPILIAQSLYVYHNIFKVMAVFTLMYAIFCAAISINYGVNKVAILLSMFLLVLAIIVPFSYINKQQFDARNRIQSYIQELESAYMRLEELTLANERQRMARDLHDTLAQGLASLIMQLEAIDAHMQKGNTGRSQEIMKQTMIRARQTLHDARLVIDDLRHTTNSFNEAVEEEVQRFSEATSIQVRFTIQSPPHISSLVKEHCLYIISECLTNIAKHSQATDVNLKVEYIDDLEKLTIEVEDNGIGFDTGYIGKNPGHYGLIGLNERVRLIKGEIHILSEKMKGTKVYIQVPINKEGDSHEV from the coding sequence ATGAAAAAAATAAATTCAAATATAGATTTGGATACAAATGTATTGGAAGCGGTATTTATTCCAAGAAGGTTTATTATTTTATGGATTATCCTCGTATATATAGCTTCAATGCTTTTAGAATTTCGTAATAATATTTTCTCTATGGATAGTTTCTTTTTTACAATAGTCATTGTTATTCATACTATTTTTCATTGGTATGCGAGTTCATTAAAGAATAGGCAATTGTTGTACTTCTTTTTTATACAACTCTTCATTGTGTTTTTGGCTGCATTTATTGCAACAAATGCTTCGATAGCGATTTTTGTTGGATTAACTCCTATTTTAATTGCCCAAAGTTTATATGTTTATCACAATATATTTAAAGTAATGGCAGTTTTTACTCTCATGTATGCAATATTTTGTGCTGCAATTAGTATTAATTATGGTGTGAATAAAGTAGCTATTCTTCTCTCTATGTTCCTTCTAGTATTAGCAATTATTGTTCCTTTTTCTTATATTAATAAGCAGCAATTTGATGCGCGTAATCGTATACAGAGTTATATTCAAGAGTTAGAGTCTGCATATATGAGATTGGAAGAATTGACATTAGCTAATGAAAGGCAGCGAATGGCAAGAGATTTACATGATACGTTAGCACAAGGTTTAGCAAGCTTAATTATGCAATTGGAAGCAATAGATGCCCATATGCAAAAAGGGAATACAGGACGATCTCAAGAGATTATGAAACAAACTATGATAAGAGCGAGACAAACTTTACATGATGCAAGGTTGGTTATTGATGATTTGCGTCATACTACTAATTCATTTAATGAAGCAGTAGAGGAAGAGGTTCAACGTTTTTCTGAGGCTACGTCTATACAGGTGAGATTTACTATTCAAAGCCCCCCGCATATTTCAAGCTTAGTAAAAGAGCATTGTTTATATATAATTAGTGAATGTTTAACGAATATCGCAAAACATTCACAGGCAACAGATGTAAATTTAAAAGTTGAATATATCGATGATCTTGAAAAACTTACTATTGAAGTTGAAGATAATGGAATTGGGTTTGACACTGGATATATCGGTAAGAATCCTGGACATTATGGTTTGATTGGCTTAAATGAGCGTGTTCGATTGATTAAGGGAGAAATACATATATTGAGTGAAAAGATGAAGGGTACGAAAGTGTATATTCAAGTGCCTATAAATAAAGAAGGAGATAGCCATGAAGTATAA
- a CDS encoding response regulator transcription factor, producing MKYNVLIVDDHFVVREGLKLIIETSDSFQIIGEAANGEEALSFIEKKEPDVILMDLNMPKMSGLETIEALNKKQNHTPIIILTTYNEDELMLKGIELGAKGYLLKDTDRENLFRTLEAAIRGEILLQPDIMEKIVKYKRKEVHADKVEGNNLTEKELFVLKAIARGYKNKEIAFDMGIAERTVKAYLTNIYNKLGVNSRSEAVAVSIERKLIHF from the coding sequence ATGAAGTATAACGTATTAATTGTGGATGATCATTTCGTTGTAAGAGAAGGTCTGAAACTAATAATAGAAACGAGTGATTCATTTCAAATTATAGGTGAGGCTGCAAACGGAGAAGAAGCCCTTTCTTTCATAGAGAAAAAGGAACCTGATGTCATTTTAATGGATTTAAATATGCCTAAAATGAGTGGTTTAGAAACAATTGAGGCTTTGAATAAAAAACAAAACCATACGCCGATTATCATATTAACTACTTATAACGAAGACGAATTAATGTTAAAGGGAATTGAGTTAGGGGCAAAAGGATATTTGCTAAAAGATACGGATCGTGAGAATTTGTTTCGAACGTTGGAAGCGGCTATTCGAGGTGAGATTTTACTACAACCAGATATTATGGAAAAGATAGTGAAGTATAAAAGGAAAGAAGTACATGCTGATAAGGTTGAAGGGAATAACTTAACAGAAAAAGAATTGTTTGTGTTGAAAGCTATTGCACGCGGATATAAAAATAAAGAAATTGCATTCGATATGGGGATAGCTGAGCGAACGGTAAAAGCATATTTAACAAATATATACAATAAATTAGGTGTTAATTCTCGGTCAGAAGCAGTAGCTGTATCTATTGAAAGGAAGTTAATTCATTTTTAA
- a CDS encoding YflJ family protein has product MYFGSKGWYVKELKKLGIRTYEGKKLESYRTHILSSLLERMKKASA; this is encoded by the coding sequence ATGTATTTCGGAAGCAAAGGTTGGTATGTAAAAGAACTAAAAAAATTAGGGATTCGTACTTATGAAGGTAAAAAACTAGAATCTTATCGTACGCATATTTTATCTAGTTTACTTGAGAGAATGAAGAAAGCTTCGGCTTGA
- a CDS encoding YhzD family protein, translating to MGVYVLTVFEKDGSKALDESFEAATEKEAKAKGESILQEKGLYEKTHRCTSSAGKLVLFQR from the coding sequence ATGGGAGTATACGTTCTAACAGTCTTTGAAAAAGATGGTTCAAAAGCATTAGATGAATCATTCGAGGCGGCAACTGAAAAAGAAGCGAAAGCAAAAGGCGAATCTATTTTACAAGAAAAAGGATTGTATGAAAAAACACATCGCTGCACATCTTCCGCAGGTAAGCTCGTTTTATTCCAGCGCTAA